One genomic region from Sulfuriflexus mobilis encodes:
- a CDS encoding DNA adenine methylase: MRHDQDPDMNNAGVSRPFLKWAGNKYRLMHRILPLLPKGRRLIEPFAGSCALFLNTNYDLNVLNDTNADLINLYTTLQDEGDEFIAYIKSWFVARNNNEATYYRLRKTFNETDDPYLRVALFVYMNRHGYNGLCRYNSQGGFNVPFGRYVRPYFPQQEMQNFHRQVRQARFTNESFLAAMRKARRGDIVYCDPPYVPLSKTANFTAYSAGGFGEAEQLALAGQAEKLAARGVTVIISNHDTPFTQRVYRNAECTTFPVRRTISCNAHRRGHAAEVLALFT; encoded by the coding sequence ATGCGACATGACCAAGACCCGGATATGAATAACGCAGGCGTATCACGACCATTTTTAAAATGGGCCGGAAACAAATACCGGCTCATGCATCGTATCCTGCCGCTGTTGCCCAAAGGACGGCGTCTGATCGAACCCTTTGCCGGTTCCTGTGCACTGTTCCTGAATACAAACTACGACCTGAATGTGCTCAACGACACCAATGCTGATCTCATCAACCTCTATACCACCCTGCAGGATGAGGGCGATGAGTTCATTGCCTATATCAAGTCATGGTTTGTGGCGCGGAATAATAACGAAGCCACTTATTATCGCCTGCGCAAGACCTTTAATGAGACCGATGACCCTTACCTGCGTGTGGCCCTGTTCGTTTATATGAACCGCCATGGTTATAACGGCCTGTGTCGTTATAACAGCCAGGGCGGTTTTAATGTCCCCTTTGGACGTTACGTGCGGCCGTACTTTCCACAACAGGAAATGCAAAATTTTCACCGCCAGGTCAGGCAGGCGCGCTTTACCAACGAAAGTTTCCTGGCCGCCATGCGCAAGGCGCGTCGTGGCGACATCGTCTACTGTGACCCGCCCTATGTGCCGCTGAGCAAAACGGCCAATTTCACTGCCTACAGTGCCGGGGGTTTTGGCGAGGCCGAACAGCTGGCCCTGGCCGGGCAGGCGGAAAAACTGGCCGCCCGCGGGGTGACGGTGATCATCTCCAATCACGACACGCCCTTCACCCAGCGGGTATATCGCAATGCCGAGTGCACGACCTTCCCGGTACGCCGTACCATCAGTTGTAACGCCCATCGGCGTGGACATGCCGCCGAGGTCTTGGCGCTGTTCACGTAA